A DNA window from Porphyromonas gingivalis ATCC 33277 contains the following coding sequences:
- a CDS encoding DUF1661 domain-containing protein, with protein sequence MVREEKNSRATAKKKSRVFSGKRDPEFR encoded by the coding sequence TTGGTTCGGGAAGAAAAAAATTCTCGCGCCACAGCGAAAAAAAAGTCGCGCGTGTTTTCCGGAAAACGTGACCCGGAATTTCGATGA
- a CDS encoding DUF1661 domain-containing protein gives MAREFFSSRTKTKIFSSHVFRNA, from the coding sequence GTGGCGCGAGAATTTTTTTCTTCCCGAACCAAAACGAAAATTTTCTCGAGCCACGTTTTTAGGAACGCATAA
- a CDS encoding DUF4294 domain-containing protein, producing the protein MYKRALFLLFLSGVQLLILGQLYAQEPRLGIPDSMLRHGTVVTMEQGDTVYDIALPQVWVKHKKYKSRQLTPQERQELWRLIRDVKRTLPYAKMIAATLIETYEYMETMPDEKSRQKHLKRMEKEMKQQYMPEMKRLTLRQGKLLIKLIDRQCAQSSYQLLKAFLGGWKAGWWNLFARFYGASLKTRYEPDKNPEDALTERIVLLVEEKRI; encoded by the coding sequence ATGTATAAAAGAGCATTGTTTTTACTCTTTTTGTCGGGTGTGCAGCTCTTGATCTTGGGCCAACTGTACGCGCAAGAACCGCGATTGGGTATACCGGACTCCATGTTGCGCCACGGTACCGTAGTCACCATGGAGCAGGGTGATACGGTGTACGACATTGCTTTGCCGCAGGTGTGGGTGAAACACAAGAAGTACAAGTCGCGCCAGCTGACACCGCAGGAGAGACAAGAGCTTTGGAGGCTGATTCGGGATGTAAAACGCACCTTGCCCTATGCCAAAATGATCGCAGCTACTCTGATCGAAACGTACGAATATATGGAAACGATGCCCGATGAGAAAAGCAGACAAAAGCATCTCAAGCGCATGGAAAAGGAGATGAAGCAGCAATACATGCCGGAGATGAAACGACTGACCCTCCGGCAGGGGAAGCTCCTGATCAAGCTGATCGACCGACAGTGTGCACAGTCGAGCTATCAGCTACTCAAAGCTTTTCTCGGCGGATGGAAAGCGGGATGGTGGAATCTCTTCGCCCGCTTCTATGGTGCGAGCCTGAAGACTCGGTACGAACCTGACAAGAATCCGGAAGACGCCCTGACGGAACGAATAGTTTTGTTAGTGGAAGAGAAAAGAATTTAA
- a CDS encoding START-like domain-containing protein, which translates to MEKNKLQLEYVFDRVSTRSLWRYLSTPDGLSEWFAYDVRLEDNGDFYFQWDKNSGEKASVLEQREGERIRFQWHREQDQNACFEFVIHHSELTGGKSLEVIDYIAPEEVADMEHFWNNLISRLRLSLGAPE; encoded by the coding sequence ATGGAAAAGAATAAGTTACAGCTGGAGTATGTTTTCGACCGTGTATCGACACGTAGCCTGTGGCGTTATCTGAGTACACCGGATGGTTTGTCGGAATGGTTTGCCTACGATGTGAGGCTGGAAGACAACGGGGACTTCTATTTCCAATGGGATAAGAATAGCGGCGAAAAGGCTTCTGTCCTTGAACAGCGAGAGGGCGAAAGAATCCGTTTCCAATGGCATAGGGAACAGGACCAGAATGCCTGTTTCGAATTTGTCATCCATCACTCGGAATTGACCGGAGGGAAATCTTTGGAGGTTATCGACTACATTGCTCCGGAAGAAGTGGCCGATATGGAGCACTTCTGGAACAATCTGATCAGCAGGCTTCGCCTTTCTCTCGGCGCACCCGAATGA
- the priA gene encoding replication restart helicase PriA, translated as MRYAEVLIPLALEGSFHYRLAEGLAEKAIVGMRCVVPFGAKRYYTGIIIGLSDKRPNLQISFKEVLFLPDDKPSVTASQLSLWQWLSAYYICTQGEVLRAALPAALLPESHTVIHYNTDFEADSRLSRDEEELLDILESAKGRTYTLDTLQKAVGKRAIRAFTSLVERGAIRLEEEVKSRYKPKSEVFVRLAEPFRTEKTFASLLDSLHRAPKQSALLLHWAELITEHSLPYSSPIPQRLLAESDPHATVTLSALKKKGIFLSESVTHSVMYSAGGGEYRLWEQPQEEEKAIQSEESSTDSAVSASLPQKPLSLLYTHDFRRKEKQLLEWTEEVVRSGGQVLYLSPEANKRGGSDTLSTRMAERLGSCLLSYHAFESDAKRVEVWNRLAATEDPCVVLGVRSALFLPFRRLRLIIVDEEQEYLYKQQDPAPRFHTRQVAARLGRIHDCPVVLASATPSAEVLHQVRHKACELITWPDDRVRPRFDLEVIDMGKMRRQRQVGAGELLSFPLVSAIEETIRQKKMAVVLQNRRGFAPYIICSSCGEKLRCIHCDVSLTYHKHSGMLVCHYCGYSRPLPRICPSCKRASGVGEPSSLQPVGYGAERIEEELKRRFPTVSILRMDSDMAMSRTKMDEALARLEAKEVDILVGTQLIKGQVYNEHVGLVAVTQLDSILGFPDFRAYERAYQLLYQLMLRSGASRLYVQTNNPANSFSDLLREGDYKAFIGKQLEERQMLFFPPFSRLIRIEFRAGEESLVERIASDYAASLAAHLPEQSLSPVLVPPISRLRNAFIRELLLRLPLSSSVSATRNILDTIRTTLQTRTQEYKRVRILFDVDPL; from the coding sequence ATGCGCTATGCCGAAGTCCTCATTCCCTTGGCTCTTGAGGGTAGTTTTCACTACCGATTGGCCGAGGGGTTAGCCGAGAAGGCTATCGTGGGGATGCGTTGCGTAGTACCTTTCGGAGCCAAGCGATACTATACGGGGATTATCATCGGACTGTCCGACAAACGTCCCAATCTGCAAATTTCATTCAAGGAGGTTCTCTTCCTGCCTGACGATAAGCCGTCAGTTACTGCCTCACAGCTGAGTCTGTGGCAGTGGCTGTCGGCTTATTACATATGTACGCAGGGAGAAGTACTCCGTGCTGCTCTGCCTGCAGCATTACTACCCGAGAGCCATACCGTCATCCATTATAATACGGACTTCGAAGCCGACAGCCGGCTTAGTCGTGATGAAGAGGAGCTACTCGATATTTTGGAGTCAGCAAAAGGACGAACCTACACGCTTGACACCCTGCAAAAGGCTGTCGGCAAACGAGCGATTCGCGCTTTTACCTCCTTGGTCGAACGAGGGGCCATACGGCTGGAGGAAGAAGTAAAAAGCCGTTATAAGCCCAAGTCAGAAGTATTCGTTCGTCTGGCAGAGCCTTTCCGGACGGAAAAGACTTTTGCCTCGCTTCTGGATAGTTTGCATCGTGCTCCCAAGCAATCCGCCCTTTTGCTTCATTGGGCAGAGCTGATAACAGAGCACTCCCTCCCATATTCCTCTCCGATACCGCAAAGGCTACTGGCGGAGTCCGATCCTCATGCTACAGTCACCCTTTCCGCTTTGAAAAAGAAAGGGATTTTTCTATCCGAATCTGTTACACACTCGGTCATGTATTCGGCCGGCGGAGGTGAGTACCGCTTGTGGGAGCAGCCCCAAGAGGAAGAAAAAGCCATTCAATCGGAAGAGAGTTCTACAGACTCCGCAGTATCGGCTTCTCTACCTCAAAAACCTCTTTCTCTCCTCTATACGCATGACTTTCGACGCAAAGAAAAACAACTCTTAGAATGGACGGAAGAAGTTGTCCGTTCAGGAGGCCAAGTCCTGTACCTCTCTCCGGAAGCGAACAAACGAGGAGGAAGCGATACTCTGTCCACACGTATGGCCGAGAGGCTGGGCAGTTGTTTGCTATCCTATCATGCCTTTGAAAGCGATGCCAAAAGGGTGGAAGTGTGGAACAGATTGGCCGCAACGGAAGATCCTTGCGTGGTGCTGGGTGTTCGATCGGCACTTTTCCTGCCATTCCGTCGTTTGCGATTGATTATCGTGGACGAGGAACAGGAATACCTCTACAAACAGCAGGATCCTGCCCCCCGATTCCATACGCGACAGGTGGCAGCTCGACTCGGCCGGATCCACGACTGCCCTGTTGTGTTGGCTTCGGCCACTCCTTCTGCCGAGGTGCTCCACCAAGTGCGCCACAAAGCCTGTGAACTGATCACCTGGCCGGACGATCGGGTTCGCCCCCGATTCGATTTGGAAGTCATAGACATGGGCAAGATGCGCCGTCAAAGACAGGTCGGTGCAGGTGAACTACTTTCTTTCCCCCTCGTCTCAGCTATTGAAGAGACGATTCGGCAAAAAAAAATGGCCGTCGTCCTCCAAAATCGAAGGGGCTTCGCTCCGTATATCATTTGTAGCTCTTGTGGGGAAAAGCTCCGTTGCATCCACTGCGATGTGAGTCTCACCTATCACAAGCATTCCGGTATGCTCGTCTGCCACTACTGCGGCTACAGCAGACCCCTTCCGCGCATCTGTCCCTCCTGCAAGCGGGCATCGGGCGTAGGAGAGCCGAGCAGCCTGCAACCTGTGGGGTATGGAGCCGAAAGAATAGAGGAAGAGCTTAAAAGACGTTTCCCCACCGTCTCCATCCTCAGAATGGACAGCGATATGGCCATGAGCCGAACGAAGATGGACGAAGCTCTGGCGCGTCTGGAAGCGAAAGAGGTGGATATACTTGTTGGCACGCAACTGATCAAGGGGCAAGTCTATAACGAACATGTAGGTCTTGTAGCCGTCACCCAGCTGGACAGCATATTGGGTTTCCCGGATTTCCGCGCCTACGAACGAGCTTATCAGCTACTCTATCAGCTCATGCTTAGGAGCGGAGCCTCCCGTCTATACGTACAAACGAACAATCCGGCCAACTCCTTTTCGGATTTATTGCGAGAAGGTGATTATAAGGCTTTTATCGGAAAACAATTGGAGGAAAGACAGATGCTTTTCTTTCCACCTTTTAGCCGGCTGATACGAATCGAGTTCAGAGCAGGCGAAGAGAGCCTCGTGGAGCGAATCGCTTCCGACTATGCCGCCTCTTTGGCCGCCCATCTGCCGGAGCAGAGTCTCTCCCCCGTTTTGGTGCCGCCCATCTCTCGTCTTAGGAACGCATTCATTCGCGAATTGCTTCTTCGTCTTCCTCTCTCATCCTCCGTATCCGCGACGCGCAATATACTCGATACGATTCGCACAACACTTCAGACCCGCACTCAAGAATACAAGCGAGTGCGCATCCTATTCGATGTAGATCCGCTTTAG
- the gltA gene encoding NADPH-dependent glutamate synthase codes for MTTEELIRLRRSEPWREELRNALKNKERMSRPRAVMPELDPLYRSSKINEEVNRGLSREAAMAEASRCLDCPQPSCMEGCPVSINIPTFIKQIEVGDILAAASTLRETSSLPAVCGRVCPQEKQCESRCIYTKMNKPAVAIGFLERFAADYEREQGALKVPEMAPRNGIKVAVIGSGPAGLSFSGDMAKLGYDVTVFEALHEIGGVLKYGIPEFRLPNSIVDSEINLLEEMGVRFETNTIVGRTIAYDDLHEAGFRGVFVGSGAGLPNFMNIPGENLVGVMSSNEYLTRVNLMHASQADSDTPVFKGKNVAVIGGGNTAMDSVRTAKRLGAERAMIVYRRSEEEMPARLEEVKHAKEEGIEFLTLHNPIEYIGNERGRVTAMRLQKMELGEPDAGGRRRPVAITGAIEEIPVDEVIVSIGVSPNPLVPRTISGLEVTSKGTIVVNESNQTALPDVFAGGDIVRGGATVILAMGDGRKAAAAMHEYLKAES; via the coding sequence TGCGTCGCTCTGAACCATGGAGAGAGGAGCTGCGCAACGCGCTCAAAAATAAAGAACGCATGTCGCGTCCACGGGCTGTAATGCCCGAACTCGACCCCCTCTATCGTAGCTCCAAGATCAATGAAGAGGTGAATCGCGGTTTGTCCCGCGAGGCCGCTATGGCCGAAGCCTCTCGTTGTCTCGATTGTCCGCAACCGAGCTGTATGGAAGGATGTCCTGTGAGTATCAATATCCCGACCTTTATCAAGCAGATAGAAGTAGGCGATATACTGGCTGCAGCATCTACTTTGCGAGAGACAAGCTCTTTGCCGGCGGTGTGCGGACGTGTCTGTCCGCAAGAGAAGCAATGCGAAAGCCGGTGCATCTATACGAAAATGAACAAACCGGCTGTTGCCATCGGTTTCTTGGAACGCTTTGCCGCAGACTACGAACGCGAACAGGGCGCACTCAAAGTTCCCGAAATGGCTCCTCGCAACGGTATCAAAGTGGCTGTGATCGGAAGCGGTCCGGCCGGACTTTCTTTCTCCGGAGACATGGCCAAGTTGGGCTATGACGTGACCGTATTCGAAGCTCTGCACGAAATCGGAGGAGTGCTCAAGTACGGAATTCCGGAATTTCGTCTTCCGAATAGTATAGTCGATTCGGAGATCAATCTTCTCGAAGAGATGGGCGTACGCTTTGAGACGAATACGATTGTCGGCCGAACGATCGCATACGATGACCTGCATGAAGCAGGATTTCGCGGTGTATTCGTAGGAAGTGGTGCCGGTCTGCCCAATTTCATGAATATCCCGGGTGAAAACCTTGTAGGAGTCATGTCTTCGAATGAATACCTGACGCGCGTCAATCTGATGCATGCGAGCCAAGCCGATAGCGACACACCCGTTTTCAAGGGCAAGAATGTAGCTGTCATCGGGGGCGGCAATACGGCCATGGACTCCGTTCGTACGGCCAAACGCCTCGGAGCAGAACGTGCCATGATCGTCTATCGACGCAGCGAAGAGGAAATGCCAGCAAGATTGGAAGAGGTGAAGCACGCCAAGGAGGAAGGAATAGAGTTCCTGACACTACACAATCCTATCGAATATATCGGCAATGAACGAGGCCGAGTGACTGCGATGCGCCTGCAAAAGATGGAGCTTGGCGAGCCGGATGCAGGTGGTCGTCGTCGTCCTGTTGCGATCACGGGGGCTATCGAGGAGATCCCGGTGGACGAAGTGATTGTAAGTATCGGTGTATCGCCCAATCCGCTCGTTCCCCGAACTATTTCCGGTCTTGAAGTGACAAGCAAAGGAACCATCGTCGTCAATGAGAGCAATCAGACAGCTCTCCCCGATGTTTTTGCCGGTGGTGACATCGTTCGTGGCGGAGCCACTGTGATATTGGCGATGGGCGATGGACGGAAAGCAGCAGCTGCCATGCACGAATATCTGAAAGCGGAATCATAG